In Paenibacillus durus, the DNA window CAAAGCGGAAAGAAGACGGATCGGCAGGCTCACCGCATATAGCAAAGTCCAATTGATTCTGAAGCACTGCACGAGACAGGGAGTCGGTATTCCCGATGATAAAATGACACGATACATTAGGTTTATGTTCCCGAAATCGGCGTAGCGAGTTGGGCAATACACGCTCAGTTAACGATTCCAACCCTCCGGCGCTCAGCGTACCAATCTCCTCCCTTTGCAAAGCTTTCGCTTGCTCAGATACATAGTTCCAGTGTTGAATGAGCTTGTCGATCTCAGCAGCGAAGATTCTTCCGGCATCCGTTAGCTCCGCATCCCATCCTCTTTTGAATAGCTGAATGCCTAATTCCCTCTCCAACCGCTGAATTTGATTCGTTATCGTAGACTGCGCGTAATTTAACTTCAGGGCCGCTTTAGAGAAGTTTCCTTCTTCAATAATGGTTTGAAATGCGGTTAGTT includes these proteins:
- a CDS encoding LysR family transcriptional regulator, encoding MDLKELTAFQTIIEEGNFSKAALKLNYAQSTITNQIQRLERELGIQLFKRGWDAELTDAGRIFAAEIDKLIQHWNYVSEQAKALQREEIGTLSAGGLESLTERVLPNSLRRFREHKPNVSCHFIIGNTDSLSRAVLQNQLDFAICGEPADPSSFRFEPLYNEKISFIAANNHPLAEKSGILFKELLGYPLIVGGKTCLYYLRLSKHFSHYTETPFLYSVSQISAIPGFVKQMSSLGAVLDSTPLPSSVKKINVELKDSSIPVGILQSRNNEYISSSKNLLMQFIKEELVSSNEKNTP